Proteins found in one Nymphalis io chromosome 4, ilAglIoxx1.1, whole genome shotgun sequence genomic segment:
- the LOC126781593 gene encoding phosphatidylcholine:ceramide cholinephosphotransferase 2-like isoform X1: protein MGSEGAMARSPRRITTHRRSRSRSRELARLRTQLNGKGPIQANGDWMTISARSPDKEPSPPKQINFAEPLVDSVRVYLANELPAKQLALVPCAPSPPSPPTPPLLCHVDIATNTAREEIKGINFEARLKRNDLNNNASRHQSESRRDMPSQAELMQRQPLLARTVKTDVPQPTTDESDPDQDHSPQRAHAGDFMVEIPPGTVREERYPKEIWKTILSFFFLFLCVCVNMMSLSLVHERLPDRNTTPPLNDIVLDNITARDWGLAVSEYLIMISTTVAMLVVVFHKHRFIVARRLFFIIGLLYLYRSVTMFVTVLPVSSTTYYCSPKSNNTTPLLVIRRMFYLISGFGLSINGKHTYCGDYIYSGHTMVLVLSYLIVAEYSPKKLWPVHWAMWGSALLGVSFVLLAHGHYTVDVVIAYYVTTRLFWTFHSLLVTPHRSGNGYNHYMIQREWWYWLFTYLERNVRGPVPRRYDWPLPWPRTKLFSRLS from the coding sequence GCCCAATACAAGCCAATGGTGATTGGATGACGATCTCAGCTCGCTCCCCGGACAAGGAGCCCTCACCACCCAAGCAGATCAACTTTGCGGAACCACTGGTCGACTCAGTGCGCGTGTACCTCGCCAATGAGCTGCCTGCCAAGCAGCTAGCGTTGGTGCCGTGCGCGCCCTCGCCGCCCTCACCACCTACGCCTCCGCTGCTGTGCCATGTTGACATAGCTACCAACACCGCGCGTGAGGAAATCAAGGGCATTAATTTTGAGGCGCGCCTCAAACGGAATGACCTAAACAACAACGCATCGCGGCACCAAAGCGAAAGCAGAAGAGACATGCCAAGCCAAGCGGAGTTAATGCAGCGACAGCCGCTGTTGGCACGCACAGTCAAGACGGACGTGCCACAGCCTACTACTGATGAGTCTGATCCGGACCAAGATCACTCCCCTCAGCGCGCTCATGCTGGCGATTTCATGGTGGAGATACCACCCGGCACAGTTCGCGAGGAAAGATATCCCAAAGAAATATGGAAGACAATATTATCtttcttttttctatttttatgcgTATGTGTTAACATGATGTCACTGTCTTTAGTACACGAGCGGCTTCCGGATAGAAACACAACGCCACCTCTGAACGATATTGTGCTCGACAATATAACCGCGCGGGACTGGGGTCTTGCTGTGTCAGAATACTTGATCATGATATCTACGACGGTTGCCATGTTAGTCGTCGTCTTCCATAAACATCGATTTATCGTCGCCCGACGACTATTCTTTATAATCGGCCTACTGTATCTATACAGGTCAGTCACTATGTTTGTGACCGTACTGCCTGTTTCCAGTACCACCTATTATTGTAGTCCTAAAAGTAACAACACAACACCGCTGCTCGTTATCAGaagaatgttttatttgatatctGGCTTCGGCCTGTCTATTAATGGAAAGCATACATATTGCggagattatatatattcaggACATACGATGGTGTTAGTGTTGAGTTACCTAATCGTAGCAGAATACTCACCGAAGAAGCTATGGCCGGTACACTGGGCGATGTGGGGCTCAGCTCTTCTCGGCGTATCGTTCGTGCTGCTGGCGCACGGTCATTACACGGTAGATGTTGTAATCGCGTACTACGTAACTACGCGATTGTTCTGGACGTTCCACTCGTTGCTCGTTACACCGCATCGCAGCGGCAACGGTTACAATCACTACATGATACAGCGTGAATGGTGGTACTGGCTATTCACGTACCTGGAGAGAAACGTGCGCGGGCCAGTTCCGCGACGCTACGACTGGCCGCTGCCCTGGCCACGCACCAAGCTATTCAGCCGGCTCAGCTAG
- the LOC126781593 gene encoding phosphatidylcholine:ceramide cholinephosphotransferase 2-like isoform X2, which yields MTISARSPDKEPSPPKQINFAEPLVDSVRVYLANELPAKQLALVPCAPSPPSPPTPPLLCHVDIATNTAREEIKGINFEARLKRNDLNNNASRHQSESRRDMPSQAELMQRQPLLARTVKTDVPQPTTDESDPDQDHSPQRAHAGDFMVEIPPGTVREERYPKEIWKTILSFFFLFLCVCVNMMSLSLVHERLPDRNTTPPLNDIVLDNITARDWGLAVSEYLIMISTTVAMLVVVFHKHRFIVARRLFFIIGLLYLYRSVTMFVTVLPVSSTTYYCSPKSNNTTPLLVIRRMFYLISGFGLSINGKHTYCGDYIYSGHTMVLVLSYLIVAEYSPKKLWPVHWAMWGSALLGVSFVLLAHGHYTVDVVIAYYVTTRLFWTFHSLLVTPHRSGNGYNHYMIQREWWYWLFTYLERNVRGPVPRRYDWPLPWPRTKLFSRLS from the coding sequence ATGACGATCTCAGCTCGCTCCCCGGACAAGGAGCCCTCACCACCCAAGCAGATCAACTTTGCGGAACCACTGGTCGACTCAGTGCGCGTGTACCTCGCCAATGAGCTGCCTGCCAAGCAGCTAGCGTTGGTGCCGTGCGCGCCCTCGCCGCCCTCACCACCTACGCCTCCGCTGCTGTGCCATGTTGACATAGCTACCAACACCGCGCGTGAGGAAATCAAGGGCATTAATTTTGAGGCGCGCCTCAAACGGAATGACCTAAACAACAACGCATCGCGGCACCAAAGCGAAAGCAGAAGAGACATGCCAAGCCAAGCGGAGTTAATGCAGCGACAGCCGCTGTTGGCACGCACAGTCAAGACGGACGTGCCACAGCCTACTACTGATGAGTCTGATCCGGACCAAGATCACTCCCCTCAGCGCGCTCATGCTGGCGATTTCATGGTGGAGATACCACCCGGCACAGTTCGCGAGGAAAGATATCCCAAAGAAATATGGAAGACAATATTATCtttcttttttctatttttatgcgTATGTGTTAACATGATGTCACTGTCTTTAGTACACGAGCGGCTTCCGGATAGAAACACAACGCCACCTCTGAACGATATTGTGCTCGACAATATAACCGCGCGGGACTGGGGTCTTGCTGTGTCAGAATACTTGATCATGATATCTACGACGGTTGCCATGTTAGTCGTCGTCTTCCATAAACATCGATTTATCGTCGCCCGACGACTATTCTTTATAATCGGCCTACTGTATCTATACAGGTCAGTCACTATGTTTGTGACCGTACTGCCTGTTTCCAGTACCACCTATTATTGTAGTCCTAAAAGTAACAACACAACACCGCTGCTCGTTATCAGaagaatgttttatttgatatctGGCTTCGGCCTGTCTATTAATGGAAAGCATACATATTGCggagattatatatattcaggACATACGATGGTGTTAGTGTTGAGTTACCTAATCGTAGCAGAATACTCACCGAAGAAGCTATGGCCGGTACACTGGGCGATGTGGGGCTCAGCTCTTCTCGGCGTATCGTTCGTGCTGCTGGCGCACGGTCATTACACGGTAGATGTTGTAATCGCGTACTACGTAACTACGCGATTGTTCTGGACGTTCCACTCGTTGCTCGTTACACCGCATCGCAGCGGCAACGGTTACAATCACTACATGATACAGCGTGAATGGTGGTACTGGCTATTCACGTACCTGGAGAGAAACGTGCGCGGGCCAGTTCCGCGACGCTACGACTGGCCGCTGCCCTGGCCACGCACCAAGCTATTCAGCCGGCTCAGCTAG
- the LOC126781586 gene encoding caseinolytic peptidase B protein homolog, whose protein sequence is MSTIRSAASKALRFGAVRLFAVPLRRSTTFNLSTSIASSSSRRRRYAVHAASLGLALIAADYVYNEKRFFIAAKLGNVQELRKQLETAKNDGRNSGDGEGGPADRRHALGWTALMVAAANDQPATVKELLRLGAKPDLREQYAGASAAAASSGTHPLEVLQRREDEFCSAMNARASFLGWTALHYAALSDSSTSAKALLEAGADPTARDHAGRRALHYARDPSTTRDVILEHIHRWEETAAAAAAEERRRFPLEQRLKQYIVGQTAAIETVAAAVRRKENGWADEEHPLVFLFLGSSGIGKTELAKQLARYMHRDDPAAFIRLDMSEYQEKHEVAKLIGAPPGYVGHEEGGQLTRALARRADAVVLFDEVDKAHPDVLTVLLQLFDEGRLTDGKGKLIECKNAIFVMTSNLASDEIAQYGLRLRHEAEALAAQRVRPAIAAPAAPAALTDQTRKEYDENSEAFVPSEGEGEQEEALQVSRKFKDTVVRPILKRHFGRDEFLGRINEIVYFLPFSRQELLTLVQMELRAWAEKARARHAVELRWEGGVLGALADGYDVHYGARSIKHEVERRVVNQLALAAERGAVAGGCSVLLSARAGRLLLAVRKPPQRDYVPLDLTA, encoded by the exons atgtcaacaataCGGTCCGCAGCCTCGAAGGCGCTTCGATTCGGTGCAGTACGTTTATTCGCAGTGCCACTAAGACGAAGCACCACATTTAATCTAAGTACTTCAATAGCTTCGTCTTCGTCGAGACGGCGTCGATACGCCGTACATGCTGCCTCACTCGGGCTAGCGCTCATCGCTGCtgattatgtatataatg aaaaaagattttttattgctGCAAAACTTGGGAATGTTCAAGAACTTCGAAA ACAGTTAGAAACAGCAAAAAATGACGGACGAAATTCTGGTGATGGCGAAGGTGGGCCAGCCGACAGACGACACGCTTTGGGCTGGACGGCTTTGATGGTCGCGGCTGCCAACGATCAGCCAGCTACAGTGAAGGAACTACTTCGTCTTGGAGCAAAACCCGATCTACGTGAACAATACGCAGGGGCCTCTGCTGCCGCGGCCTCATCTGGTACACATCCACTAGAGGTTTTACAGAGACGAGAAGATGAATTCTGTAGTGCAATGAATGCCCGCGCATCTTTCTTAGGCTGGACAGCTCTTCACTACGCTGCTCTATCTGATTCGTCAACGTCTGCCAAAGCATTGCTGGAAGCCGGTGCTGACCCTACAGCACGAGACCATGCCGGACGTCGAGCGCTGCATTATGCTCGGGACCCTTCTACCACTCGCGACGTTATTCTCGAGCACATTCATCGCTGGGAAGAGACCGCTGCCGCCGCCGCAGCTGAGGAACGACGTCGGTTTCCCCTCGAACAGCGTTTAAAACAGTATATCGTTGGACAGACGGCGGCCATAGAGACTGTTGCCGCTGCTGTGCGCCGGAAAGAAAATGGCTGGGCGGACGAAGAACATCCGCTTGTTTTTCTCTTTTTGGGAAGCTCCGGAATCGGTAAAACTGAACTTGCGAAACAGCTTGCTAGATATATGCATCGTGATGATCCCGCGGCGTTCATACGACTTGATATGTCCGAATACCAGGAGAAACACGAGGTAGCCAAGCTGATCGGAGCTCCGCCGGGATACGTAGGTCACGAAGAAGGCGGTCAGTTAACGAGGGCGCTCGCTCGGCGAGCGGACGCTGTAGTCTTATTCGACGAGGTGGACAAAGCTCATCCTGACGTTCTCACAGTGCTCCTGCAGCTCTTTGACGAG GGACGCCTCACTGATGGAAAGGGTAAGCTGATCGAGTGCAAGAATGCGATCTTTGTGATGACGTCCAACTTAGCGTCGGATGAAATCGCGCAGTATGGTCTGCGACTGCGACACGAGGCAGAGGCGCTCGCTGCGCAGCGGGTTCGACCCGCAATCGCCGCGCCTGCTGCGCCCGCCGCACTCACCGACCAGACCAGAA aaGAGTACGACGAGAATTCCGAAGCCTTCGTTCCGTCTGAGGGCGAGGGTGAGCAGGAGGAGGCGTTGCAGGTGTCGCGCAAGTTCAAGGACACGGTGGTACGACCCATCCTCAAGCGGCATTTCGGGCGCGACGAGTTTCTCGGCCGCATCAACGAGATCGTGTACTTCCTGCCCTTCTCGCGGCAGGAGTTGCTGACGCTTGTGCAAATGGAGTTGCGCGCTTGGGCGGAAAAGGCGCGTGCCAGACATGCTGTCGAGCTCCGTTGGGAAGGCGGCGTCCTGGGCGCGCTCGCCGACGG ATACGACGTTCACTATGGCGCGCGTTCGATTAAGCACGAGGTGGAGCGGCGCGTAGTTAACCAGCTGGCGCTGGCGGCCGAGCGCGGCGCCGTGGCGGGCGGCTGCTCCGTGCTGCTCAGTGCGCGTGCCGGTCGCCTTCTGCTCGCCGTGCGCAAGCCGCCGCAGCGTGATTACGTGCCGCTGGACCTCACCGCGTGA
- the LOC126781603 gene encoding transient receptor potential-gamma protein-like has product MSGGSGGAGDGERRPSTCRVELGALLAPEPRPLDNKVKRHSIHGMTEEENVVRPHQEMAVLSLEEKKYLLGVERGDVAGTRRVLQRARDTGHINVDCVDPLGRSALLMAIDNENLEMVELLLEFGVETRDALLHAISEEFVEAVEALLDHEERTRKPGELHSWEALPPETATFTSDITPLILAAHRDSYEIIKLLLDRGAALPVPHDVRCGCDECVCSRREDSLRHSRSRINAYRALASPSLIALSSKDPILTAFELSWELRRLSALEHEFKTEYQELRVQCQEFATALLDHTRTSHELQVLLNHETGSPQAPLTEPGAPERMRLSRLKLAIKLRQKKFVAHPNVQQLLASIWYESVPGFRRKNMLLQAAEMVRIGAMFPLYSLAYIAAPHSTAGRTLRKPFIKFLCHSASYFMFLFLLILASQRIETAAGGMLWGAPHGAPLSRRGAPPSLVEWLILAWVSGLIWSEVKQLWDMGLREYVHDMWNVIDFVTNSLYVATVALRVVSHFQVRREMSMGLQWNQPREKWDAWDPMLLSEGLFSAANIFSSLKLVYIFSVNPHLGPLQVSLSRMVLDILKFFVLDILVIFAFSCGLNQLLWYYADMEKKKCNVGASLTAANGTLPDPDACIVWRRFANLFETMQTLFWAAFGLVDLDSFELDGIKIFTRFWGMLMFGTYAVINVIVLLNLLIAMMNHSYQLISERADVEWKFARSKLWISYFEEGGTAPPPFNVVPSPKSALFAWRWLQRRLCGHARAKREHMRTIRRKAKQANERDFRYQAIMRNLVRRYVTVQQRRAECGGVTEDDVNEIKQDVSAFRCELVEILRNSGMNTSTANAGAPGGGGGKKNRQKERRLMKGFNIAPGGSLAPVDEFLASLHHEHGGAHGAAHHASLSALLGGRLRASQSSLSDGGSGALGPRRKPTSHKRRWGTIIEAARAARVSKLIGRSRSEDSVCDHARPSPSGSERSDSGSDSQRSPERVTRSGPLHPLSALAALKRKRKKFSDSRRAAEGARSSAGVAEALQRASSVPARAPPVAPPRASRPPPASISPSTTAESVPGKGGSREPLLASLDDDAHKEACGQCGYAAAIEAPPASADADADEACGRCASLARLAGVTPLHGHVPHHSAGWL; this is encoded by the exons ATGTCCGGCGGCAGTGGTGGTGCTGGTGACGGCGAAAGGCGGCCCTCAACCTGTCGCGTTGAGTTGGGCGCGCTGCTGGCACCTGAGCCTCGTCCGCTCGATAACAAGGTTAAG CGACACAGCATACATGGCATGACAGAGGAAGAAAATGTGGTCCGACCACATCAAGAGATGGCAGTTCTGTCTCTCGAGGAGAAGAAATATCTGCTTGGAGTAGAACGGGGTGACGTTGCGGGAACTCGACGTGTACTGCAGCGGGCGCGAGACACCGGTCATATCAACGTGGATTGTGTGGACCCGCTCGGGCGGAGCGCGCTTCTTATGGCCATCGACAACGAGAATCTTGAGATGGTTGAGTTGTTACTCGAATTTGGTGTGGAGACGCGAGATGCATTGTTGCACGCCATATCTGAGGAGTTTGTGGAAGCGGTGGAAGCACTTTTAGACCACGAAGAACGAACGCGGAAGCCGGGAGAATTACAC agCTGGGAGGCGCTACCACCCGAGACGGCTACGTTTACATCTGACATAACCCCCTTAATCCTAGCTGCACACCGAGACAGCTACGAGATCATTAAGCTGCTGTTAGACCGCGGCGCGGCGCTGCCAGTGCCGCACGACGTACGCTGCGGCTGTGATGAGTGCGTGTGCTCGCGCCGGGAGGATTCGCTACGACACTCGCGCTCGCGGATCAACGCCTACCGCGCGCTCGCCTCGCCCTCGCTCATCGCTCTTTCATCGAAAGATCCAATCTTGACGGCTTTCGAACTTTCATGGGAGCTCCGACGTCTGTCGGCCTTAGAACACGAGTTTAAGACGGAGTACCAGGAACTACGCGTTCAATGTCAGGAGTTTGCTACCGCGCTGCTTGATCACACGCGTACTTCGCATGAGTTGCAAGTGTTGCTTAACCACGAGACGGGGTCACCTCAAGCACCACTTACCGAGCCTGGGGCACCTGAGAGAATGAGATTGTCTCGCCTTAAACTTGCCATTAAACTGCGTCAGAAAAAG TTCGTAGCTCATCCCAATGTGCAACAATTATTGGCCTCTATCTGGTACGAGAGCGTCCCGGGATTTCGTCGCAAGAATATGTTACTTCAGGCCGCGGAGATGGTGCGGATCGGTGCCATGTTCCCGCTTTACTCTCTTGCTTACATCGCAGCACCTCATTCAACAGCTGGAAGGACACTGCGGAAGCCCTTCATCAAATTCTTGTGCCACTCGGCTAGCTACTTTATGTTTCTCT TCTTGCTGATCCTGGCGTCACAGCGCATCGAGACCGCGGCGGGTGGTATGCTATGGGGCGCGCCGCACGGAGCCCCGCTGTCTCGTCGCGGGGCGCCGCCCTCATTGGTGGAGTGGCTTATCCTGGCTTGGGTCAGCG GTTTGATTTGGAGCGAGGTAAAGCAGCTCTGGGACATGGGGCTTCGCGAGTATGTACATGACATGTGGAACGTGATCGATTTCGTCACCAACTCATTATATGTGGCTACGGTTGCGCTACGCGTGGTCTCACACTTTC AGGTTCGTCGTGAAATGTCGATGGGACTTCAATGGAACCAACCGAGGGAAAAGTGGGACGCTTGGGACCCTATGTTACTATCCGAGGGTCTCTTTTCTGCTGCAAACATTTTTAGCAGTTTGAAGCTCGTTTATATCTTTAGTGTCAATCCTCACTTGGGACCGCTGCAGGTGTCTCTAAGCCGCATGGTTTTAGACATACTAAAGTTCTTTGTCTTAGACATACTCGTCATATTTGCTTTTTCTTGCG gtCTCAACCAGCTGTTATGGTATTACGCTGATATGGAaaagaaaaaatgtaatgttgGAGCCTCCCTCACCGCCGCCAATGGCACGCTGCCAGACCCCGACGCTTGCATCGTCTGGCGACGCTTTGCAAA TCTCTTCGAAACAATGCAGACTTTGTTCTGGGCGGCTTTCGGCCTTGTGGATCTGGACTCCTTTGAGCTCGATGGAATCAAGATTTTTACTCGCTTCTGGGGAATGCTTATGTTCGGCACTTACGCCGTCATTAATGTCATCGTGCTGCTCAATCTACTCATAGCTATGATGAACCACTCGTATCAACTAATATCA GAACGCGCAGACGTAGAATGGAAGTTCGCGCGCAGTAAGCTGTGGATCAGTTACTTCGAGGAGGGTGGCACAGCACCGCCGCCCTTCAACGTAGTGCCGTCACCCAAGTCTGCACTGTTTGCGTGGCGCTGGCTGCAACGACGGCTGTGCGGACACGCGCGCGCCAAGCGCGAACACATGCGCACCATCCGG AGGAAAGCGAAGCAGGCGAACGAGCGAGACTTCCGATATCAG GCAATAATGCGCAACCTGGTGCGTCGCTACGTAACGGTGCAGCAGCGACGCGCGGAGTGCGGCGGCGTCACGGAGGACGACGTGAATGAGATCAAGCAGGACGTGAGCGCCTTCCGTTGCGAGTTGGTTGAGATCCTGCGCAACTCTGGCATGAACACGTCCACCGCCAACGCCGGAGCTCCTG GTGGTGGCGGTGGCAAGAAGAATCGTCAGAAGGAGCGACGCCTAATGAAGGGCTTCAACATTGCGCCGGGTGGGTCACTGGCACCCGTGGACGAGTTCCTGGCGTCGCTGCACCACGAACATGGCGGTGCACATGGTGCGGCGCACCACGCCTCACTATCGGCATTGCTAGGCGGCCGCCTGCGCGCCAGCCAGTCTAGCCTGTCGGATGGTGGCAGCGGCGCGCTCGGGCCGCGACGTAAGCCCACCTCACACAAGCGGCGCTGGGGCACCATCATCGAAGCCGCACGCGCCGCCCGCGTCTCTAAGCTCATCGGCCGCTCGCGCTCCGAGGACTCCGTCTGCGACCATGCTCGTCCTTCGCCTAG CGGTAGCGAACGATCGGATTCCGGCAGTGACTCACAGCGTAGTCCTGAACGAGTCACGCGTAGCGGACCACTGCATCCTTTGTCGGCTCTTGCAGCACTTAAACGAAAGCGCAAAAAATTTTCGGACTCGCGCCGTGCGGCAGAAGGAGCTCGTTCGTCGGCAGGGGTGGCGGAGGCATTGCAGCGCGCCAGCTCTGTTCCTGCGCGGGCTCCGCCCGTTGCGCCACCACGTGCTTCTCGCCCGCCACCAGCTTCCATTTCGCCCTCAACGACGGCCGAGAGTGTGCCTGGCAAAGGTGGTAGTCGGGAACCGTTGTTAGCAAGTCTTGACGATGACGCGCATAAG GAGGCGTGCGGGCAGTGCGGGTACGCGGCTGCTATCGAGGCGCCGCCCGCAAGTGCGGACGCAGACGCGGACGAGGCGTGCGGGCGCTGCGCGTCGTTGGCGCGGTTGGCGGGCGTCACACCTCTTCACGGACACGTGCCGCATCACTCGGCCGGCTGGCTCTAG